The DNA sequence TGAAGTACACCGTGTTGCGCATCAACTGATTGAAGGCCAGCAGCTGGTCGTCCTGGGGCCCGTAGCCGAAGGGGCTCAGGCGCTGGCCCAGGTTGGGGTTGGCGGTGCGGCGGTCCACGGTCACGCTGCTGAGGGTGGCGAAGCGCGCGGCCACCGCCCGCCAGCCGCCGGCCTCGCGCCAGCCCCGCGGCGCGGCCGTGGTGAGGCGGTAGCTGAGGCGGTTGGTGAAGGCGATGAGGTAGTCGGCGGTGGGCAGGTACACCTTAATGTAGGTGCGGTACTGGGCATCGGCCGTTTGGGCCTCAAAAAACTCGTTCTTCTGCTGGATGCCGTCGTAGGGAGGCGCGTCGCGCCAATAGTGGGTGCCCTGGCCGGCGGGCACGGCCAGGTAGGAGTAGTCGCGGCGCAGCTCGCGGCCGGTGGCCACGCTGTAGCTCAGCTCCGAGCGCACCTGGTTCTGGAACAGGCCCACGTTGTAGTCGATTTTGCCGAGCGCCGTGCGGCTCAGGGCGCTGTCGCGCTGGGCCAGGCTGCGGTAGGTAGCCACGATGCGCAGGTCTTGCGTGCGGCCGGGGCGGGCGGCCAGGCTGCCCTGCCAGGTTTGGGCAGCGCTGCGTTCGGCCAGGGCCCGGCGGTCGGCGGTGGGGCCCTGGTCGCGGCGGTAGCTGTAATCGAGCCGGAACTTGGTGCGGGCCGAGTCGCGGCTCTGCACAAACACGTTGTGCTCATCGAAGTAATTGACCGTGCTGGTGCTGTCGCCACCGGGCAGGGCCACCCGGTTTTTGTCGAAGCGGTAGGCGTAGCCCGGCACCAGGGCCCCGCCCACGAAGCGGGCCGTACCCTCACCCCGCGCCCAGCTGGAGCGGAAGCGCCCAGCCTCGGAGTTCAGCAAAAACAGCGAGCCGCGCAGCTCCAGGCCCCCGAATTTCTGGGCCCCATCCAGCCAGTGCTGGGTGCCGTTCACCTCGCCCGGCCGGTAGCGTTTGCTGAGGCGATAGCTGAAATTATTATTCACGTTTTTGGCCAACCCAACGCTAAAGTTCAGGATATTGTCTTCGCGCGGTACGCCGCCCACGGCGTTGCCCTGCACGGTGCTGGCCGTGCTCCAGTTGCGGTCGAACTCGATGTCGCGGTAGCGGTCAATGGGCGCAAAGCGCGGGGCCGTGTACTCGTAGTCGAGGGCCGAGCGCACGCGGTAGTCGCGCAGGCCGGGCAGGTTCAGGCGGCGGTCCTGCACCACGTAGCCCACGTGCACGGCCCCGCCGCGGTCGCTCTCGGGCGAGAAGCGGTTGCGGTCGAGCCGCGAGGTGGCCGCGTCCACAAACACGGTGGCCCCGCGCGCCACCTCGTAGCTGGCCCCGGCGCTCACCAACTGCTTGAGCTGAGGCGTGGGCAGGCGGCGCACGGGCTGGTAGCGCCCCTGGCGCACGCCGCCCACGGGGGCCACGTACTCGTACACGCGCCCGTTGGCGGCCACAAACCGGGTGCTGGCCACGTAGTCGCCGTTGCCCTGGCCCAGGTCGGTGAAGCGCACCGTGTACACGCCGCGTACCGAATCGATGGGCGAGGTGGCCCCCACGTAGGTGAAAACGGCCACCGGCAGCAGGGCCCCGGGCGGCAGCACCACGGCGCGGTGGTACTGCACAATGGTGCGGTTGAAGACCGCGGAGTCGGCCCCGGGCGCGTCCACGGCGGCCACGTTGCCGGCGGCGCGCAGGCGCAGGCGGTCGGCGGGGCCCAGCTCCAGGTTGGCGGCGTTGTCGGGGTTGTCGGCCTCCTGGTAGTAGTTGGCGTGGATGCCCAGCTTGCCGATTTGCTGGTAGTGGCTCAGGGCGTAGAGCGAGCGGGAATAGTTGAGGTCAGAATATTCAAAATCAATCTTAATCCGCGAATTGCGGGTGATGAGGTGGCGCGGCGTGAACGTGACCTCGGCCAGGTTGTAGTCGATGGTGTAGTCGGCATCGTAGCCCCGCACCTGCAAGCGGCCGTCGAGGTACACGCGCTCCGAGTTGGCCAGCACGATGATGAACTGCTCGCCGTTGGGCCCCACGAGGCGGTAGGGCCCCTGCACGTTTTCGAGCGGGGCCACCTCCAGGCTGGCAAATTTGCCCTTGGCCACCCCGCCCGCCACGGCCGTGGACGACTGCCAGGCCAGGCCCTTGGCTGTGCGCCCGCTGGCCGTGGCGGTGGCCCCAGCCAGCGGCACCTGGCGGTTGGGGTCGGCCAGCTGGGGCTGGGCAATGCCGGCGGGGTTGAGGGTGGGCACCGCGCCCCCCGGGGCCACCGGCAACTGCCCGGCCTGGCCGTTCAAAAACACCGTGTTGGCCACGCCCTGGGCCGCGGGGCCGCTCACCAGGCCCGGTAGCGGGGGCCCAAAATTGGCCTCCAGCGCCGCGCCCTGGATGTTTTTGTAGTAGCGCAGGAAGTAGTCGGGCTTGTTGCGCAGCACTACGTCGCCGGCTGTCAGGCTGCCCTGCTTGCTGGTGAGGGTAATGTAAATCTTGTCGAACTGCTGGAGCTGCTGGGTGTTGCCCTCGGGCTGAAACGGCACGTTCTGGTCGGAAATGGCCGCCGTGAGGTGGATGCCGTCCGTGAGCTGGCCTTCCAATTGCAGGTTCAGGGCCGAGTTCACGAACACGTTCTGGGTATTGCCGAAGCTGACGCCCCGCGCCAGGTTGCCGGTTTTGCTGATGCCCGGCGTGTTGAGGATCTGCTCCTTCACCGAAAAATCCTCGTAGCCGATGGGGCCCCGGCGGAAGTCCAGGCTGTCCATCAGCCGCAGGGGCCGGCGGTAGCGGGCCGCCTCCAGCCGCAGCGGCAGCACCCGGTAGCAGAGCAGCACCGAATCGAGCCGGGGGGGCCCGGCGCTGTCGCGCGGGGCAGAGCGCACCCAGCGGTAGCGGCCCGTGCGCGCATCGTAGGGCACGGCGCGGCCATCGGCGGCCGTCACCGAGGCGGGCACAATAGTCAGCGTGTCGGCCAGGGCGAAGTCGGTGGTATCGCGGCCCGGGGCCAGGCGCAGGTAGCGGCAGCGCCGGCTGCTGGGCGGCGGCACCGCGGTAGGGGCCACGCGCGGGGCCCCCACGGCGGGCGCGGCGGTGGCCGGCGCCCCCAGGGCCGGGGCAGCCGCAGGCACCCCCGGCCCTGGGGGCAGGGCCGGTTTTTCCTGGGCCCGGGCCCCCAGAGCGCTCAGCACCGCCCACACCGCCACGAGCAGGCCCAGCCAGGGGAAGCGCAAGCGGTACAGGTGGGCCATGCAGTAAAGGTCGGAACGCGGCCGTAACGCCGCGGGGCCCCGTTTCGTGTTAGGTAGCGCGGGGGGCCGCCCCCCGCGCCGGCCGTAGCTTGCGGGCCTATCCCTTTCCATCCAATTTCTATGGCCAAAAAAGCAGTACACGCCACCTTTGTGCGCGCCCTAGACAAAGCCCACACGGAAGAAGACGTAAAAAACGTCGTGGCGAAGCAGTTTGACATCACCTACGACACAGCCGACCGCAACGATTTGTACACCCCCCGGGTGCTGTTCGAGTTTAAGTTCGATAAAAACTTTGCCAGCCTGCGGCAGCGGGCGGCCGTGCTGGCCCAGGCCCTGTACTACATGCGCCGCCTCAAGTTTGGCTACACTGACCGGCCCATCCCGGGGCACATCTGCCTGGCCGACCGCAACGAAGGGCTGCTCTTCGACGCGGCGGCGCTGCGCGACGTGTACGCCGACGAGGCCCACGCCTACGACTGGGACCTGGCCCCCAGCAGCCCCGACCCCCGCCTGACGGCGGCCTTGCTGCTACTGCCCGCCGTGCGCGATGCCCACGTGTACGACCTGCGGCAGGAAACCGAGTACGAGGCCTGGGCCGCCCGCCTGGCCGGGGCCCTGGCCTCGCAGGCGGCGCTGGGGCTGGCCGACAAAAAGGTAATTACCGAACGCAACTTCGAGGAAGTGTACCACTACTGGAATAACCAGTTTGGCGAGAGCGTGCGCAATGGCAAGAAGTCGTCGCGCTACTTCATGGCCGACATCCAGGAGGGGCGCTCCCTGGCGCAGCCGGGCCAGGGCCGGGTACTGTTCAACCTCGGCACCGGGGCCTGGGTAGACAAGAAAATCCTACCCCGCGCCTACGACTACTTCTGGAGCCTGTACGAAAAGGTGACCAACCCCGACACCATGCGGGCGCTGGTAGCCAAAATTGACCGCCTCTCTGACGAGGAAAGCCGCCGCCGCGAGGGCGAGTTCTACACGCCCTTGTCCTTCGCCGCCAAGGCCCTCGACTACCTCGAACGTACCCTGGGGCCCCGCTGGTGGGCCACCGGCCAGTACCGCCTCTGGGACATGGCCGCCGGCACCGGCAACCTCGAATACGGCCTGCCCACCGATGCGCTGCCCTTCTGTTATCTCAGCACCCTCGACCAGGTGGACGTGGACCACTGCCAGGGCTTGTTTCCGGGAGCCACCATCTTTCAGTACGACTACCTCAACGATGACATCGGCAACCTCTTCAATACCGAAAGCCTCGGCTACCTCGACGCTTGGAAGCTGCCCAAAACCCTGCGCGACGACCTGGCTAACCCCGCCCTGAAGTGGATTGTGCTCATCAACCCGCCCTTTGCCACCAGCCAGACGGCCGGCACCGCCGCGCCCGGCAAAAAAAGCAAGGACCTAGTAAGCGCCACCCGTGTGCAAAAAGTCATGCACCGGGAAGGATTGGGCGAAACCAGCCGCGAGTTGTTCGCGCAGTTTTTATTTCGCATCCGCCGCGACTTCCAGGGTAAAACCGCCCACCTGGGCATGTTTTCCAAAACCAAATACCTCAACGCCACCAACGACCATTTCCTGCGCGAGCGGGTATTTCGCTACGAGTTCGAGCGGGGCTTCGTGTTTTCGTCGGCCAACTTCGCGGGCACCAAGGGCAAGTTTCCGGTGGGCTTTCTGCTCTGGAACTTGGGCCGCGAACGGGCCCTGGACGACCAAATAGTGGAATTGAACGTGTTCAACGAGCAGGTAGAGAAGGTAGGTACCAAGCTGTTTAGCACCCAGCACCGCGACCAGTTTCTGAGCAAGTGGGTGCCCCGGCCGCGCACCAAGCGCGTCTTTCCCCCGTTCAGCGCCGCCATCACCGTAAGCACCCGCACCACCGACGTGCGCGACCAGGTGGCCCCCGGCTTCCTAGCCTCGCTGATGTGCGCAGGCAACGATTTTCAACACCAGAACAACACCGCCCTGCTCTCGGGGCCCTACGCCAGCGCGGGGGCCCTGAGCGTGGTGCCCGCCAACTTCGAGCGGGCCCTGGTGGTGCACGCCGTGCGCCGGCTGCCCAAGGCCACCTGGCTCAACGACCGCGACCAGTTCCTGGCCCCCGCCGCCGAGCCGCTGCCCGCCGACTTTGTGGCCGGCTGCGTGGCCTGGAGCCTGTTCAGCAACTCGAACCAGACCGCCGCCCTGGCGGCAGTGCCCTACCAGGGCACCACCTACAGCGTGCCCAACCACCTGTATCCGTGGGCCAAGGCGGAGGTGCGCACCTGGCCCCTCAAAGACCTGGACGTGCAGCGCACCCTCACCGCCGCCGATCCCGACCGCCACGCCGCCGCCTGGCTGCTGGTCCACGCCGCCGCCCTGCCCCCCGCGGCCCAGGCCCTGCTGGCCGCGGCCCGCCCGCTGTACCAGTTTTTCTACGCCCACCTGCCCGCCCTGCGCACTGGCCACTTCCGCATCGGCACCTGGGACGCGGGCTGGTTTCAGGTGCGCAACGCCCTGGCCGACCAAAACCTGGCCCCCGACCTGCTGGCCGACGTGAAGCGCCACCACGCCGCCCTGGGCCAGTGGCTGCTGCCCCAGCTGGCCCCGCTGGGCTTCCTGCCCTAGCCCCGCCCCCCGCGCCGGGGCCCCCAGCCCGCTCCAAGGACGTTTTTTTTCCTTCGGAACGGGTTTTTACTCCCCCGGAGGGAGTTATTGCTGCTTCGGCAGAAGGAGTTTCTCCCTTGGAGGGAGTTATTGCGCTCTCGCAACGGTTTCTCTCGCCTTCGGAGGGAGTTATTTCCCCTGCCCGGGGCCCCCAAACCCCTGCGGTGGGCGCAAAAGCTCGTTCCGAAGGCCCGATAAGTCGCTCCAAACGACTTAGGGGGCCCCGGGCGGGCACAAAAAATGGCTCCGAACGGGCAATAAGCCGTTCGGAGCCAGTAAGAGGTAGGGCAGCGCTACATTTTGGGAGAGAAAAACGGCTTAAGCAGCGGGGGCGGCCTTTTTGGCCGGCCGGCCAGGGAAGCGCTGGCTCAGGTCGTCGTAGGCGAGCTGGGCCCCGGGCTGCTTCTGCTGCGCCAGGAACCGGATATTCTGGTACACGGGCGAGGCCTGGGTCATGCCCTCCGAGCCGGCCAGCATCACGGTGCTGCCCAGGTCGAGGGCCAGCTGGGCGGCAAACTGCTCCACAGGGGCCAGGTCGGTGGCCGTGCCCACGTCCTGCTTCAGCTCATCAAAGTTCACGAAGGCCGGCACAAAGGCCGGCGAGTTAGCGGCATAGTCAAGCAGCTTCGTCATGAAGCCTACTGACTTGTCGCCCATTTTCACCATATTCTTGCGCTCGTCGGGCGTGAGCGGGTGCAGGTAGGGTTCGAGCAAGGCGCGGGCCTGCTTGAGCAGGTCGAGGGCCTGGGCCAGGTCGGCGGGGGGAACGGCGGCGGTAACGCGGTTGGACATCGGATAGCGAAAATAAAGAAAGGGATAACGTGCCGGGGGCCCCGGCTGCCGGGCCCCCGGGCCGGCCAGCCGGCCGGCGCCCAAAGATGCCGGTTTTAAGCGGGACCGTCCGCCCGCGGCTCATCTTTTCTTCACCAACGCTCAGCCCGCCAGCGGCAGCTCAACGTAAAACTGGGTGCCCTCCCCCACCACCGTCTCGAACCAGATGCGGCCCCCGGCGCTCTCGATGCCGCGCTTGGCCACGGCCAGCCCAATGCCCGAGCCGCTTTCCTTGGTGGTGAAGTTGGGCACGAACACCTTGGCGCGCACGTCGTCGGCGATGCCCGTGCCGTTGTCGGCGATGGTGATGAGCACCTTGTGGGGGCCCTCGGCGCGCAGGGCCACGGTTTGGCGGGCCGGGCGGCCGGGCGGCACGGCCTGCCTGGCGTTTAGCAGCAGGTTGTTAAAGGTGCGCACCAGCAAGCTTTCGTCGGCAAACACGGTGAACGCGCCGTCGGGGGGCAATTCAAAGCGCAGCTCGTCGTGCTCGTCGCCGTCGCTCTGCTGGAACAGGTCGGCGCAGCGCCGCAGCACGGCCACCACGTCGAGGCGCTCGGGGCGCATGGCGGGCAGGTTGGTGAAGGTGCTGAACGAGGTAGCAATGTCGCTCAGCACGTCTACCTGCGTGATGAGCGTCTGGCTGATGCGGCCGATGAGCTCCTCGGCGTTGGGGCGGCGCTCGGCAATGGCCTTCTGCAAAAATTGCAGGCTGAGCTTCATCGGCGTGAGCGGGTTCTTGATTTCGTGGGCCACCTGGCGGGCCATTTCGCGCCAGGCCACTTCTTTTTCCTGGGCGGCCAGCTCGCGGCGGCTGGCTTCGAGCTTGCCAATCATGGCGTTGTACTCGCGCACAAGCAGGCCAATCTCGTCGTCGCTGCTGCGGTACGGAATCGGCTCGTTCTGGCCCGTGAGGGTGGTGCGGGTGAGCCGCTCGGTGATGCGCTTGAGCGGCGCCGTGAGCTGGCGCGCCGCCACAAAGGCCAGCCCCAGAAATAGCAGAAACATGAGCGTCACGATGTTGAGTAGCGTCGTGAACAGCCCCGTGAGCTTGGTATCGAGGTTCTTGGCCGAGTCGAAAAACGGGACGCCCACGTAGCCCACGATGGGGCCCGCCGCGTCGTCGGGCAGTAGCTCGTCGTCGGCCAGCACGCGGCGCCGGGCCCCCGCCGGCGGGTAACCGGCGCTGTCGGCCACCTCGCCCGCGCTGGCCCGCACCGGCAGGTACAGCGCCGTGAAGGCCAGCGAGCCAGCCTGCTCCGTCAGCAGCGCCCGCGGGGCCCCGCGCTCGCGCAGCGTGGCCACGGCCTCGGGGTTCAGCAGGGGCCCCAGCAGCCCGGCCTCAAAAATGAGGGGCTGGCTGCTGGCCAGCAGCTCGCCGCGGGCGTTGTAGAGGTTGACGTCGGTTTCGGTGAGGGCGGCCACCGTGCGGGCCAGCTGGGCCAGCACAGGCCGGGCCGTGGAGTCGGCCAGTAGGTGGCGCTGGGCGCGCACGCTATTCAGGGCCAGGCGCCCGCGCCGCTCGTAGGTGCGGATAAGGTCGAGGCGGTAGGAGGCAATGAGCTGGCTAGCCGTGGCGATGCTCACCACCAGCAGCGGCACCACAATGCCCATGTTCAGCAGCAGCTGGATGCGCCCGCTGAAGTTGAGCCGCAGCCGGGCCCCGGCGCGCCGGCGCAGCAGCAGCCACGCCCCGCCTAGCACCAACCAAAACACCACCGACAGCAAAAACTGAAACGAGAAGTTGGCCAGCCCGTCGGCCAGCGAGTAGCGGGCGGTGGTAATCACCACGGCCCGCTGCCGGGCCCCGCGCACGGCCAAGTGCTGGAAGCCGCCCAGCTCCAGCCCGTTGGTGTACAGGGCGGGGTCGCGCAGGCGGGTAGCGGGCAGGCGGTTGGCGTAGTCGAACTCGCCCTCGCTGTACACGAGGCGGCCGTGGTCGTAGCCGGCATAGCTGAACTGGCTCACCACGCTGGACTGGAAGAACTTTTGGTCGACGAGCAGCTCGGGCAGCACGCTGTACGACGACAGTTTTTTCAGCGTCAGATCGACCCGCACCGTGCCCAGCGCCGGCCCGGCCCGGCCCGGCCCGGGGCCCTCCACCGTGGCCAGCGCCACGTAGTGCCGCGAGCTAAAGGAGTTGTCGGAGCGCAGCAGGTACACGCCCCGCTGGTCGGTGCGGGTAGCATTGCGCCGGATGGCCCGCCGAATGTTGGCCAGGCTGGGGGTCCCGGCCGGGGCGTCGAGCGGCTGGCCGGCCGCGTCGTACAGCGTCACCTGGCTCTCGTATTTATCGAAGTAGTCGCCCAGGTACTGGCGGTCCACGCGCCGCTCGGCGTCGCCCGCCTGGCCAAACGCGCCCACCAGCGCCTGCCGCACAAACGGATCGGCCGCAATCTTGTGGATGCGCTCTTCGAGCAGAAACTCCCCCTGGAAATCGTTGTCCACCAGCAAGCTGCTGGCCAGGCGCTGCTTGTCGGCCAGCAGCTGCTGCTCGAACTGCTGGTGCAGCACCAGGGCCCCGGTGGCGGCGGCCAGGGCCCCCAGCAGCACGCCCAGGGCCCCCAGCTGGTAGCCGCCCAGGGCCCCGGCGCGCAGCCGCGCCAGCCGCACCAGCGCCCCAAACGTGGCCAGTACGCTCAGTAGCTGCCACTGCACTGCCCCCGTGGCCACCCCCACTGCCAGCACCACCGCCGCCGTGAGGGCCGTGGCGGGGACCAAAAACGATTCGGACACGTGCCGCATCACCGCGTCGGCAAGCTGCGTGAGCAGGAAAAACCCGATTAGGTAAGCCCCCGTTTGCACCACCAGGGCCAGGGCCAGGACCAGCCGGAACCCGGTCACGGGCAGGCCCCGCGTCACGTCCAGGCTGAGTTGGCTGCTGTTCAGCATGTCCGTATAAGTACCGTAGAGCAGCTGCAGCAGGGCCCAGAACAGCAGCACCAGCCCGGCCACTACCACCATTTGCCCCGGCATGGTGCGCGGGGCCCGCACCCGCGCCGCCACTCGGGCCCGCACCCACAGCACGCCCACCGCCGCCGCCCCGCCAAACACCAGCACCGCGTTCAGCAGCAAGTCGCCCAGCGAAGGCGACAGCCGTGAAGCGGCATACACCCGCGGGTCGAACAGCGGCAGCTCAATGAGGGAAAACGGCAACCCCCAGTACAGCAGGGCCCCGCGCAGCAATAGCAGCGGCCCGGCTAGCACTGCCAGGGCCGCCTCCACGCGCCCGGCCCGCCAGTAGCGCAGCGCCAGCCACGCCCACCCGGCCCCGTAGCACAGCGCGCCCAGCAACAGCAGTCCCAGCGGCGCGTACTGGCCCGTGAGCCGGTACGGGGCCTGCTGCTGAATGGAAAACAAGTACCGCCCCGCCGGGTCCCGAAACGCCGGTAGCCGCCGGTTTGCACTGTCGAGCACCACCCGCAGGCGCAGGCCCTGGAACACGTCGGCGGTGCCGCCCTTACGCAAGTAGCGGTTGCTGATGCCGTAGTGGCGCTCCAGCGGCACGTAGGCCAGCACCTGCCAGTGGCCCACGCGGCGGCGCACCAGCAGAAACTGACCGAACGTTGTTTCTACCGCCGTCTCGGGCAGGGCCCCCACCAAGTCATCCGGGGTGGGGCGTAGCGCGGCCGATGACCAGTAGCGCAGCTTCCCGTCTTGAAAAACGAACGTGGGGTAGTAAGTCTGGCGCAGCAGCTGGGCGAAGCCGTAGCTGCTGTGCTGCACCTGGGCGGCCACCGTATCGGCGTCGCGGCCAGCCACCACTTCGGCGGCGCGCACCAGCTGGTGCAGGCGGCGCAGGTCGGTGCGGCGCACCACGCCCGGCAGCTGCCCGTACCGGCTGGCCAGAAAACCGCTCGCAAAGCACACCGCCGCCAGCACCAGCAGCGCCCACGGGCCCGGGCGCAGGGCGGCCAACAATTTTCTCACGGGCAAAGGGCTGGTACGAAATGCATTTCCAACAAAAATGCCGCCAATTGGCGGCATTTTTGCAAAACTGTTCCGATGTAGCCGCAGCCCGCAGCCAAGCTGATTATACCTTGGTCGGCTTCGGATGCGTGCGCCGGTACCAGAAGTAGCCCACGGCACCCATTAGCAAGTAGGGCACGGTCATCATGTACACAATGCCTTTGTTAAGGCCCGTCACGTCGTAGTCATCGTTCTCGGCCTTAGCAGCCTCAACCTGGGCTTTACACATAACGCACTGGGCCCCCGCTACCATTGGCGCCAAGCCCAACATAAAGGCCAGCGCCAGCGCCGCCACTCCCCGGAAAAATGCTTTCGTTTTCATACAATTAACCAACAGGTTTTTAAGAAGAAAGTTTCCAACGCCCCAAATGGCCCCAAGCCGCTAGCTCAGGTATAGTACGGAGCAATCATGAAGTATACCACCACGCCCGTTACCGACACGTACAGCCACACCGGGAACGTCCACTTCGCAATGGCTTTATGCTTGGTGTATTGGCCAGTAAGGGCGAAATACAAGGTAAACAGCACCAGGCCCACCGTTACTACGGCTAGGCTGATGTGGGTGAGCAGCAGGAAGAAGTAAGCATAACGCATTGCCCCTACGCCGCCAAACTTGGTGCTGTCTACCTGCGAATGATAAGCTACGTACGAGAGCAAAAACAGGGCCCCCAGCCCAAAAGCTGTGCCCATGGAGGCGCGGTGTGCCAGCACGTTTTTTTGCTTGATGAAATAAAACCCGACTAGTAATGCCACCGCCGTCAACGAATTCAGCCCCGCGTTCACAGCGGGCAGGAACTTTACCTGGGCCCCTGGAATGCGGAACAGGTTCGGAAATGTGAACAGCACGGCCACCAGCAGCGGCACCACCACGCCCAGGGTGCCCAGAATTATCTTGTAGCGCGCGTAGTTGCCAGCGGGCAGCACGGGCGGGTGCAGTTGGTCAGTGGGAGTGGGCATATTCGTAAAGTTGCACGTTGATTTCGGTGAGCAGCCGGTCAATTTCCCGGGGCTTGGTGCCGTCGTAAACGCCCCGCACCCGGCAGTCCCGGTCAATCAATAACAGTGTACCGGGCGGTAGGTTGGGCCCCACCACGGGCAGCAATTGGTGCGGCTGCGCGGCACGGCCCAATTCCTGCTGCGCCACCTGTTTCAGCGCATCGGCCGGCCCCGTCGCAAACATCCATTTGCCAGCGATGGTGCCGTATTGCTCAGCCAATTGGGCTAAAGTGGCAACCGGCGCAGGGCCCGGCTCCAGCACAATTGACACCAGGTGCACCAGTGGTTCCTGACGAAATTTTTCCTGCACTTGCAGCAACTCGCGCGCCACGCGGGCACTCGTTTCATCGGGACCAAACAATTGGGCTACCCATACGCCGCGGCCGAGGCTTTGGCTGGTCAGTTCACGTCCATTGGAAGCTAGCAGCTGAAACGGTTGGATTTGATGGAAAACAGTATCGCGCTGCCACTTACCGCCAACCTGCGTGGAATCCACGCGGTCGGGCAAATAAGTTGGCAGCGCGTAACGATTAGCGCCAAAGCGGTACAGAAACAGAAAAGCCAGTACCGGCACCATTAACAGAAGGCCCAACAACAAGGTCTGGCGGGGCCGCATTGGTTAGCTGAACATATTGCTCAGCGTTTCGCCGATGGAA is a window from the Hymenobacter nivis genome containing:
- a CDS encoding sensor histidine kinase → MRKLLAALRPGPWALLVLAAVCFASGFLASRYGQLPGVVRRTDLRRLHQLVRAAEVVAGRDADTVAAQVQHSSYGFAQLLRQTYYPTFVFQDGKLRYWSSAALRPTPDDLVGALPETAVETTFGQFLLVRRRVGHWQVLAYVPLERHYGISNRYLRKGGTADVFQGLRLRVVLDSANRRLPAFRDPAGRYLFSIQQQAPYRLTGQYAPLGLLLLGALCYGAGWAWLALRYWRAGRVEAALAVLAGPLLLLRGALLYWGLPFSLIELPLFDPRVYAASRLSPSLGDLLLNAVLVFGGAAAVGVLWVRARVAARVRAPRTMPGQMVVVAGLVLLFWALLQLLYGTYTDMLNSSQLSLDVTRGLPVTGFRLVLALALVVQTGAYLIGFFLLTQLADAVMRHVSESFLVPATALTAAVVLAVGVATGAVQWQLLSVLATFGALVRLARLRAGALGGYQLGALGVLLGALAAATGALVLHQQFEQQLLADKQRLASSLLVDNDFQGEFLLEERIHKIAADPFVRQALVGAFGQAGDAERRVDRQYLGDYFDKYESQVTLYDAAGQPLDAPAGTPSLANIRRAIRRNATRTDQRGVYLLRSDNSFSSRHYVALATVEGPGPGRAGPALGTVRVDLTLKKLSSYSVLPELLVDQKFFQSSVVSQFSYAGYDHGRLVYSEGEFDYANRLPATRLRDPALYTNGLELGGFQHLAVRGARQRAVVITTARYSLADGLANFSFQFLLSVVFWLVLGGAWLLLRRRAGARLRLNFSGRIQLLLNMGIVVPLLVVSIATASQLIASYRLDLIRTYERRGRLALNSVRAQRHLLADSTARPVLAQLARTVAALTETDVNLYNARGELLASSQPLIFEAGLLGPLLNPEAVATLRERGAPRALLTEQAGSLAFTALYLPVRASAGEVADSAGYPPAGARRRVLADDELLPDDAAGPIVGYVGVPFFDSAKNLDTKLTGLFTTLLNIVTLMFLLFLGLAFVAARQLTAPLKRITERLTRTTLTGQNEPIPYRSSDDEIGLLVREYNAMIGKLEASRRELAAQEKEVAWREMARQVAHEIKNPLTPMKLSLQFLQKAIAERRPNAEELIGRISQTLITQVDVLSDIATSFSTFTNLPAMRPERLDVVAVLRRCADLFQQSDGDEHDELRFELPPDGAFTVFADESLLVRTFNNLLLNARQAVPPGRPARQTVALRAEGPHKVLITIADNGTGIADDVRAKVFVPNFTTKESGSGIGLAVAKRGIESAGGRIWFETVVGEGTQFYVELPLAG
- a CDS encoding DUF420 domain-containing protein, which encodes MPTPTDQLHPPVLPAGNYARYKIILGTLGVVVPLLVAVLFTFPNLFRIPGAQVKFLPAVNAGLNSLTAVALLVGFYFIKQKNVLAHRASMGTAFGLGALFLLSYVAYHSQVDSTKFGGVGAMRYAYFFLLLTHISLAVVTVGLVLFTLYFALTGQYTKHKAIAKWTFPVWLYVSVTGVVVYFMIAPYYT